The genomic DNA CAAGTCATTTGTGAGCCTGAGGAATCCCTGGCCAATGTGCTGCGTGCCAATCTCGGTCTGACCAGCGTCAAGGTCGGTTGCGACACCGGCATGTGCGGCAGCTGCACCGTCATCAAGGACGGCAAGCTGGCCCGCT from Pseudodesulfovibrio sp. S3 includes the following:
- a CDS encoding 2Fe-2S iron-sulfur cluster-binding protein, coding for MFKRTLQVNGVTRQVICEPEESLANVLRANLGLTSVKVGCDTGMCGSCTVIKDGKLAR